Below is a genomic region from Paraburkholderia phenazinium.
ATCGTAGCTACGAGGTCTACACGGGCAAGCGTTCGATCGCCTATAACAGCACGAACGCGCTGGTGCGCAACCCGACGTGGGATATCGGTCTGCAGAAGACCGGTTTCATCAACGAAGCGGGTGAGTGTATGGTGATGCAGACGACCATTCACGGCCGTCCGATGATCGTGGTGCTGCTCGATTCGTCGGGCAAGTACACGCGCTTTGCCGATGCGACGCGTCTGCGTAACTGGCTCGACAACGGTGGCGAGCAGCACATCACCAGTGCCGACGCTGGCGGCGCCGGTACCTGAAAGCCTGGAGCCGCGTATGAGGGTTGCCGCCTCGACGTGGCACCCGGTATCGGCCTAAGGCAATCAGCAGCGCAAACAAAAAGCCCCGCATTTGCGGGGCTTTTTGCATATGGCGCATCCATTCGCAGCCACCAGGCTACACGCTCTGTTTAATCAGGCATGCTGATGATGCGCGCTAGCGGGCGGCGTCTCGGGCTGATAGCCGAGCGAGGCGGAGATCACCAGGGCAGTCTTGCTCAACTGCCCAAGCCACGAGTCTTGCAGGCGATCGGCCGGTGCCGACAGCGACAGGCCGGCGACCAGCTTGCCGGTGTCGTCATAGATACCCGCTGCGATGCAGCGCACGCCGAGTTCCAGTTCCTCGTTATCGCGCGCGCAGGCGTGCTGGCGCACGTGCAACAGTTCGCGTTCGAGTTTGCCGAGGTCGGTAATGCTGTTCTGGGTGTGCCCCGAAAGGCCCGTGCGTGTCGCGTACGCGCGCACACGTGTGGATTCGTCCGCGGCGAGGAACAGCTTGCCGACCGATGTCAGATGCAGCGGCGCCCGCCCGCCAATGGCACGTACGACCTGCATGCCGGAACGCTCGGAATAGGCGCGCTCGATATAGACGATCTCATCGCCCTGACGCACCGAGAGATTCACCGTTTGGCCGGTCAGGCGGTGCAGTTCGCGCATCGGCGTCAACGCAGCATCGCGCACCGACAGGCGCGCCTTCACCAGATTGCCCAGTTCCAGCAGGCGCATGCCGAGCCGGTAGGTGCCCGGATCCGAACGGTCGACGAGACGGCACGTCACCATGTCGTTAAGGATGCGGTGCGCCGTGGAGGGGTGCAGCTCAGTGCCTAGCGCGAGTTCCTTCAGGCTGACCGGGTCGGTATGCGCAGCCAGGGCATCCAGCAGGCGCATCATGCGCTCGATCACCTGGATCGAAGTCTTGGGATCCGGGTTCGTATCGCTCATGGGGAGAAATCGGTTGACGCGTCAAACAGCGGAGAATTGATTGTATATCGTATTGTGAAAAAAGCGAACGCCGTTCGAGGCCGCCTTCGAATCTGCGGCCACTGTTCGCCGTCCGGCGCGTTGACCGGTTTTGGCGTTGGTATTGCTCGATAAACAGCGGATAATCAGGGACGTTTTCCCGAAGGAGCGCCTATGCGAGTCGGTTTGTTCGTCACCTGTCTGATTGACCTGATGCGTCCCGAGATCGGTTTCTCGGTGATCAAGCTGATCGAGGGCGCTGGCTTCGAGGTGATGGTGCCGCCGGCGCAAACCTGCTGCGGGCAGCCCGCCTACAATTCCGGCGACCGCCGTCTGGCGCGAGATCTGGCTCAAAAAACGCTGCGGGAATTCGAGCAGTTCGATTACATCGTGGTGCCGTCCGGTTCGTGCGGCGGCATGATTCGCGTGCACTACGGCGACCTGTTCGGCGACGATCCGGAAATGATGATCCGCTTCGGCCGCCTGCGTCCAAAGGTGTATGAGCTGACCGATTTCCTCGTCAACGTCGCCAGGGTGCAGTTGCCGCCGGGCGAGTTCGCGGGGCCGGTGACGTATCACGATTCCTGCTCGGGCTTACGCGAACTGGGCGTCAAGTCGCAGCCGCGCACGTTGCTGGCGCAGGCTGGTGTGACGGTCACCGAGATGAAGGATTGCGAGCACTGCTGCGGCTTCGGTGGCACGTTCGCGGTCAAGTATGGCGATATCTCGACGGCGATCGTCGATGAGAAATGCGCGAATATCGGCGCGAGCGGCGCGGGCACGGTAGTGCTGGGCGACCTCGGCTGCATGCTCAACATAGAAGGCCGTTTGCGCCGCAAGGGCGACACCACCACGCGCGTGCTGCATATCGCGCAGGTGCTCGCCGGCGACGCTTAAGTCCTCAAGCCAATCCCCAAGGCCGCCATGCAAGTTCAAACGATGCAGTTCAAGGCGCGCGCAGGCGAGAAGCTCGCCGATCAGCGTCTGCAGCAGAACCTCACCAAGCTGTCGACGAAGTTCGTTTCGGCCCGGGCCGCCGCGATTACGACGATCGACTTCGCGGCGACGCGCGCCGCGCTCAAGGAGCGCCGCAACCGCGCACTGGAAAACCTCGACGTCTGGCTCGAGACCTTCGAGCGCGAGGCGACCCGGCGCGGCGTCACGGTGCTGTTTGCGGAGACCACGCGGGAAGCGGCCCAGCTCGTCGCGGACATCGCGCGTCGGCACGACGTCAGGAAGGTGATCAAGACCAAGTCGATGGTTACCGAGGAAATGCGTCTGAACGAAGTGCTCGGCCAGATGGGCGTGCAGTCGATCGAGACCGATCTCGGCGAATATATCCTGCAGATCAACGACAACGAGGCGCCGAGCCATATCATCGCGCCGGTCGTCCATAAGGATAAGGACGAGATCGCCGATCTGTTTGCCAAAACCCACCAGCGGCCGCGCCTGACCGAAATCACCGAGATGACCCGCGAGGCGCGTGAGGTGCTGCGCCCACATTTCATGACGGCTGACATGGGCGTGACCGGCGGCAATTTTCTGGTAGCGCACACCGGTTCAGTCGCGCTCGTGACGAACGAAGGCAACGAGGGCATGTGCACAGTGATGCCGCGCGTGCACGTGGCGGTGACGGGGATCGAGAAAGTGCTGCCGACGCTCGAAGATCTCGCGACCGCGATGCGCCTGCTGCCGCGCTCGGCGACCGGCCAGTCGACCTCGAACTACTTCTCGGTGCTGACCGGGCCGCGCGGGCCGGGCGATCAGGATGGGCCGGAGCATATGTATGTGGTGCTGGTCGATGGCGGGCGCACCGGGCTGATCGGCGGCGACTTCCAGGAGATGCTGCGCTGTATCCGCTGCGGCGCTTGTATGAACCACTGCCCGGTTTATCAGAAGATCGGTGGCCACGCTTACGGCTGGGTCTATCCGGGGCCGATGGGCTCGGTGCTGACACCGAGCTACGTCGGTATCGACAACGCGCTCGATCTGCCACAGGCCGCCACGCTGTGCGGTGAATGCGATAGCGTCTGTCCGGTCGGCATTCCCCTCTCGGGGCTGCTGCGCAAGTTGCGCGAGAGGCAGGTGGAGCGGCATCTGCGACCGTGGCGCGAGCGCGCGGGGCTGGCCGTGTGGGGTTTCCTCGCTCTGCATCCGGATGCGTATGCGTTGTTTACCAAGCTGGCGGTGCGCGTTCTGGAGATGGTGGGCGGGCGTCGGCGCGCCATCAGCCGGCTGCCGCTCGCGGCCGGCTGGACCAACACCCGAGACATGCCGGCGCCGGTCGGGCGTACGTTCCGCGAGCTATACGCCGCGCAGCGCAGTCACCTCGGCTGAAGGGCGCGGCCCGGGTCGCGGACTGGCACTGTTATCTCCAGAGCAACGCTCTATCTCACCAGGGTGGGTTTATACCAATTGATTAGTTCTATATGATTTCGACTGGGCATAGTGGGTCACAAGCTCCGGATGCCCCAATCGGAAGAGAACGACATCATGAAAAAGACAATATCGATGTACTGGCCATTGGCCGTGTTTGTGCCGTTCGCAGCGGCAGCCTATATGTATGTCAGCAGCGAGAGCGCTTCCCCGGTCTCGCAGTCGCCGCTCGGCGCATCGCAGCTCACGGCGGAGCTGGCGCGAACCGTTTCGTATGGTTTGGTCGGCGACGATAGTGCCGCGCCGGTCAAGCCCATGCGGGCGGTCACCTCGGTGCAGGCTTCGGAAGCGTCCTGAACACCAGGCGCGCGGCGCGGATAACGCGCCGGTGCGCCTGCGCGGCGAGATTTTCAGCACCTTTGTATAATCGCGGCACTGTTGGCTAACCCTATCCGGATGCACCGCATCCAGAGCCCTGATGAAAACCATCTCCATCTGCTTTGTCTGCCTCGGGAACATCTGCCGTTCTCCGACCGCGGAAGGGGTGATGCGGCATCAGGTGGGTGAAGCGAAGCTGCAAGAACGCATTGCGATCGATTCGGCCGGTACCGGCGACTGGCACATCGGCGCGGCGCCTGACGAGCGGGCGCAGCGTGCCGCCGCCCAGCGCGGCTACGACCTGTCCGGGCTGCGCGGCCGGCAGATCGGTGCGGCGGATTTCGAGCGTTTCGATCTGCTGGTCGCGATGGACGACGCCAACGTCGCCGCGTTGCGCCGGATCTGCCCGCCGGCCCAGCGCGACAAGATCCGTCTGCTGATGGAGTTTGTCCCCGAGGCCGACAGCCGGTGGGCGGGGGAGCGGGAAGTGACAGATCCCTATTTTGGTGGCGACGAAGGCTTCGAGCAGGTCCTCGATCAGTGCGAGGCGGCTTGCCGGGGTCTGATCGCAGCATTGCATCCGCAACTGGTGCCTTGAGGGCGTGGCGCTTTAGCGCTCAAGGTGTTCGTGGTGGCTGGCTTCAGGGCCTATCTACAGGCTTTTCAGGCGCGCCGCCTCAATTAAGCAAATGACCCAAATCGCGATAGGGATACTTGACTAATTTGCTCATGTATTTATACTTGAGCAAACTTGTCGAGAATTGCGATCCCCAACATCATGAGACTCACCACGAAAGGCCGTTTCGCCGTCACGGCGATGATTGACCTGGCACTGCGCCAGGAGCAGGGCCCGGTGACGCTTGCGGGTATCAGCCAGCGCCAGCATATTTCCCTGTCTTACCTTGAGCAGTTGTTCGGCAAGCTGCGCCGCCACGAGATCGTGGAGTCGGTGCGCGGCCCCGGCGGTGGCTACAATCTGGCCCGCCGCGCCGAGAACGTGACCGTCGCAGACATCATCATTGCTGTCGACGAACCGCTCGATGCCACCCAATGCGGCGGCAAAGGCACCTGCGAAGGCACCAAGCAGCACGACGGCCACTGCATGACGCACGAACTGTGGTCCACGCTGAACCAGAAAATGGTCGAGTACCTCGATTCGGTATCGCTGAAGGATCTGGTCGATCAGCAGCGCTCGCGCGAAGGCGCGCCCGCCGTGCTGCGCGACCGCCGCAGCGAGGCGCCGGCGGTCGAACCCGCCCGGGTCGCGCCACGCGGACCGAATTCCGTTTTTAACATGGCCGGTTCCTAGACCCCGCGAAGCCAGCGAACTCGGAACCCAGAAGCCAGAGCAATGATGTCCCCGGAGCGATTCATGAACAACGACATTCCCCACCTGCCCATTTACATGGACTACAGCGCCACGACTCCGGTCGACCCGCGCGTGGTGGACAAGATGATTCCGTATCTGCGTGAGCAGTTCGGCAACCCCGCATCGCGTAGCCACTCGTACGGCTGGGACGCGGAACGTGCGGTCGAGGAAGCGCGCGAGAACGTCGCAGCGCTGGTGAATGCCGATCCGCGCGAAATTATCTGGACCTCGGGCGCCACGGAGTCGGACAACCTGGCCATCAAGGGTGCCGCGCACTTCTACAAGAGCAAGGGCAAGCACATCATCACGGTGAAGACCGAGCACAAGGCCGTGCTCGACACCTGCCGCGAGCTCGAGCGCGAAGGCTTCGAAGTCACGTATCTGGACGTGAAGGACGACGGTCTGATCGACCTCGATGTGTTCAAAGCTGCGCTGCGCCCCGACACGATTCTGGTCTCGGTCATGTCGGTCAACAACGAGATCGGCGTGATTCAGGACATCGAGGCGATCGGTGAGATCACCCGTGAAAAGGGCATCATTTTCCACGTCGACGCTGCTCAGGCCACCGGCAAGATCACGATCGACCTGCAAAAGCTGAAGGTCGATCTGATGTCGTTCTCGGCACACAAGACGTATGGTCCGAAGGGCATCGGCGCGCTGTATGTGCGCCGCAAGCCGCGTATCCGTATCGAAGCGCAGATGCACGGCGGCGGTCACGAGCGCGGTATGCGTTCGGGCACGCTGGCGACGCACCAGATCGTCGGCATGGGCGAAGCGTTCCGTCTTGCCCGCGAAGAAATGGCAACGGAAAACGAGCGCATTCGCATGCTGCGCGACCGTCTGCTGCGCGGTCTGCAAGACATGGAAGAAACCTACGTGAACGGCGACATGGAAAAGCGTGTGCCGCACAACCTGAACATCAGCTTCAACTTCGTCGAAGGTGAATCGCTGATCATGGCGGTGAAGGACGTGGCGGTGTCGTCGGGTTCGGCCTGCACGTCGGCGTCGCTCGAGCCGTCGTATGTGTTGCGCGCGCTTGGCCGCAACGACGAACTGGCGCACAGCTCGATCCGCTTTACGGTGGGCCGCTTCACGACGGAGCAGGACGTCGATTACGTCATCAACCTGCTGAAGACCAAGATTTCGAAGCTGCGCGATCTGTCGCCGCTGTGGGAAATGTACAAGGACGGGATCGATATTTCGACGATCCAGTGGGCGGCGCACTGAGGTTTGACTGCGACGCTACGCTGCACGAAACATCGCACCGAATGCAGGTTGAAACGAATCAAGGAGTGTAATCATGGCTTATAGCGACAAGGTTCTGGACCATTACGAAAATCCGCGCAACGTCGGTTCCTTCGCCAAGGACGACGATGCAGTCGGCACCGGCATGGTCGGCGCGCCGGCCTGCGGCGACGTGATGAAGCTGCAGATCCGCGTGGGCGCGGACGGCATCATCGAAGACGCGAAGTTCAAGACGTATGGCTGCGGTTCGGCTATTGCGTCGAGTTCGCTTGTCACCGAATGGGTGAAGGGCAAGACGCTCGATCAGGCCATGGAAATCAAGAACACCCACATCGCCGAAGAACTGGCGTTGCCGCCGGTCAAGATCCACTGCTCGATCCTCGCGGAAGACGCAATCAAGGCAGCCGTGGCTGACTACAAGCAGCGTCATGGCGAAACCGCGGAAGCGGGCGAAAAGCACCAGGCTGCTTAAGGCCGTTGAGAAACGCTATGGCAATTACGTTGACCGAGAAGGCAGCAAATCACGTCCAGAAATTCCTGACCCGGCGTGGCAAGGGTGTCGGGTTGCGGCTGGGCGTGCGCACGACCGGATGCTCCGGCTTGGCGTACAAGCTTGAGTATGTGGACGAACTCGCGCCGGAGGATCAGGTATTCGAGTGCAACGGCGTGAAGATCATCGTCGATCCGAAGAGCCTGGCTTACATCGACGGCACGGAACTCGATTTTGCACGCGAAGGGCTGAACGAAGGCTTCAAGTTCAACAACCCGAACGTCAAGGACGAGTGCGGCTGCGGCGAATCGTTCCGCGTCTGAGCAGGTTCAGTCCGCGTGAAGCGGAAAAAAGGCGGCGCGGGCCGCCTTTTTAATTTGTCGCACGTCGTTGTACCTTGCGTTGTGCTTTGTGCGCCTCGTGGCACCTTACGTTGCACTTGATGCCTGAAACTCAGGTGCGCTTTTTGAACGGATCACATCATTCGATGGCCTCGCTGAACGACAGCCACTTCGACCTGTTCGACCTGCCGGCCCAATACGCGCTCGACGCCAGTGCGCTCGATCATGCGTACCGTACGGTGCAGTCGCAGGTTCACCCCGACCGTTTTGCCGCCGCGGGCGACGCGCAAAAGCGCATCGCGATGCAATGGGCGACGCGCACGAACGAGGCGTATCAGACCCTGCGCGATCCGTTGAAGCGCGCCACGTATCTGTTGTCGCTGCGCGGCATCGATGTCGGCGCGGAGAACAATACGGCGATGGAGCCGGCATTCCTGATGCAGCAGATGGAATGGCGTGAAGGTATCGAGGATGCTGCGGCGGCGAAGAATGTCGACGCACTTGACGCCTTGCTCACCGAGTTGCGCGACGAAGAGCGGGTGCGCTTCACGAAGCTCGGTGCACTGCTCGACAGCGGCGCGGATCAGGCGGCGGGCGAGGCGGTGCGGCAGTTGATGTTCATCGAGCGCGTGGCGGCGGAAATCGGCACGCAGATCGAACGGCTCGACAACTGAAGCAAACGAAGCAGATCAGCGCAAACGCACGTAAGCGGACGCGATTGGAAACAGGCCGGATGCAAACGGGACGCCACGACAACCAGCCGTGGCGTTCAACCCAGCAACGCGAACCATTCAGGACGGGGCCTAACGTTCCCCGAAGAAGATCTCAGATGGCTTTACTGCAAATCTCCGAACCCGGCATGGCGCCCGCGCCGCATCAGCGGCGCCTCGCGGTCGGTATCGATCTTGGCACCACCAACTCCCTTGTCGCTGCAGTGCGTAGTGGCGTTCCCGACGTTCTGCCCGACGAGGACGGCCATGTGCTGCTGCCGTCTGTGGTGCGTTATCTGGAGAAGGGCGGCCGCCGCATCGGCCGTACCGCCAAGGCGGAAGCAGCGAGCGATCCGCGTAACACGATCGTCTCGGTCAAACGCTTCATGGGCCGCGGCAAGAGCGAGGTCGAAGGCGCCGAGAATGCGCCGTACGATTTTGTGGACGCACCGGGCATGGTGCAGATCCGCACCGTCGATGGCGTGAAGAGCCCGGTCGAAGTGTCGGCGGAAATTCTCGCGACGCTGCGGCAGCGTGCGGAAGACTCGCTTGGCGACGATCTGGTCGGCGCCGTAATCACCGTGCCGGCGTATTTCGACGAAGCGCAGCGCCAGGCCACCAAGGACGCCGCGCGTCTGGCCGGCCTCAATGTTCTGCGCCTGCTCAACGAGCCGACTGCAGCGGCGATTGCCTACGGCCTCGACAACGGCTCCGAAGGCCTCTACGCCGTGTACGACCTCGGCGGCGGCACGTTCGATCTGTCGATCCTCAAGCTCACCAAAGGCGTTTTCGAAGTGCTCGCAGCGGGCGGCGACTCCGCGCTCGGCGGCGACGACTTCGATCACGCGCTCTACCGTCATGTGCTCGAGCAGGCCGGCATCGCGCCACAGACGCTCGCGGCTGAAGACGTGCGTATGCTGCTCGACAACGTACGTGTGGCCAAGGAGGCGTTGTCGGACGCACCGCTATCAACGCTGAAGGCGACCCTTTCCAACGGCACCCAGCTCGATCTGACGATCGACGAGGCTGCTTTCGAAGCTATCACGCAGGCGCTGGTGCAGCGCACGCTCGGTCCGACCAAGAAAGCACTGCGCGACGCCAAGGTCACCACGAAGGAAATCAAGGGCGTGGTGCTGGTGGGCGGCGCGACCCGCATGCCGGTGATCCGCCGCGCGGTCGAAGCTTTCTTCGGCCAGCCGCCGCTGACCAATCTCAACCCGGACGAAGTGGTCGCGCTCGGCGCGGCGATCCAGGCCGATTTGCTGGCCGGCAACCGCAGCGCCGACGGCGACGATTGGCTGCTGCTCGACGTCATCCCGCTGTCGCTTGGCGTCGAGACGATGGGCGGACTGACCGAGAAGATCATTCCGCGCAATTCGACCATTCCGGTCGCGCGTGCGCAGGATTTCACGACCTTCAAGGACGGCCAGACGGCGATGGCGATCCACGTCGTGCAGGGCGAACGCGAACTGGTAGCGGATTGCCGCTCGCTCGCGCGCTTCGAACTGCGCGGCATTCCGCCGATGGCGGCCGGTGCGGCGCGCATTCGTGTGACCTATCAGGTCGATGCCGATGGCCTGCTGTCGGTGTTTGCGCGTGAGCAGTTGTCGGGCGTGGAAGCGTCGGTGGTGGTGAAGCCTTCATACGGCCTCGCCGACGACGACATCGCCAAAATGCTTGAAGACAGCTTCAGTACCGCCGAAGTCGATATGCGAGCTCGCGCGCTGCGTGAGGCGCAAGTGGAAGCGCAACGCCTGGTCGAAGCGACGGATGCGGCGCTGGCTGCTGATGCCGACCTGCTCGACGAAGCCGAGCGCGCCGAACTCGACGGCCTGCTCACCGCTTTGCGCAACGTGGCGAAAAGCGATGACGTGGACGCGATCGAAGCGGCGACGAAAACGGTGGCCGAAGGCACCGACGAATTCGCCGCCCGCCGCATGAACAAAGGCATTCGTCGCGCGCTGGCGGGCCGCAAGCTCGACGACATCTGAGCTCAATGAATCACGTGACGCGCGTCAACAAAGGTGCGCGTCACCAGTAAAATGGCACGCAGCCGGTTCGCCGGCTGCCGTGCCCCAGACTAAACGGAAATCGTATGCCTCAAATCGTTGTGCTGCCCCATGTCGAACTGTGTCCGGAAGGCGCGGTGATCGATGCTGTGCCGGGCAAGAGCATCTGCGACAATCTGCTGGAACACGGCATTGAAATCGAGCACGCCTGCGAGAAATCGTGTGCCTGCACGACTTGCCATGTGCTCGTGCGCGAAGGCTTCAATGCGCTCACGCCGTCGGAGGAAGACGAGGACGATCTGCTCGACAAGGCCTGGGGCCTCGAGCCGGAGTCGCGTCTGTCGTGCCAGGCGATGGTGCCGGTCGACCAGGATCTGGTCGTTGAAATCCCGCGTTACTCGATCAACCACGCGAAGGAAAATCACTAACAGGAGCGCAGCCATGAAGTGGACCGACACGCAAGACATCGCGATGGCCCTCACCGACAAGCACCCGGAAGTGGACCCGCAGCAGATCCGGTTTACCGATCTGCACCGCTGGGTCACCGAACTGGACGGCTTCGACGACGATCCGAACCGTTCGAACGAGAAGATTCTCGAAGCGATCCAGACGGCCTGGATCGAAGATGCGGATTATTGAGCGGGCTGTGGGTTCAGGATTGACTCTCGATCTCGACCGGCTCTGAAGGAAAAACGGCGATTCCAGATTTCACTGGAATCGCCGTTTTGTTTGATGCGCTTCCTGATGCGCTGTTTAGCCTGCTACGAGCGCACCGTTCTCGATATGCACGCGCTCGCCTTGCTGGAACGGCGGCGCCTCGTGATACGTGAAGTAACGGTTCTTGCCGCTCTCCAGACGCACATGCACCGAGTAGGCGGTCGTGCTGCGGATATTTTTCTCGACCGCGTTACCCGCGAAACCGCCGCCGACTGCGCCCAGCACCGTCATCGCGCCGCGGCCCACGCCGCCGCCGAACTGATTGCCCACCAGACCGCCGACCACCGCACCGCCCACAGCGCCGACGCCGGTGCCATGGCCTTCTTGACGCACTGCTGAGATCGCTACGACGGTCCCGCAACTAGCGCAATAGGCGGGTTGGGGTGGCGGTTGCTGCGCGTACTGGCCCGATTGCTGTTGCTGCTGTGCGTACTGCGCTTGCGCGGGCGTAGGAGCCGCTGCGACCGGAGCCGGTTGGGGCTGCTGGGTCTGAGCATCGGCTGGTGCCTGAGCCTGCGTAGGCTGGGCCTGCGGCTGCTGTTGCTGCGCGTAGGTGTTCGGATTGGCCGGAGCCGCCGAATCGACCACCTGCTGCGACGGCTGCGAAGTCACCTGTGCCGCCTGGGTTTGATCTGTCTGCGCGCCGTTGCTCGACGCTTTGGGAAACAGACCCGTGATAGCCGCTGTGGCCGCGAGGCTCGCGATGATGACAGCGCCTGCCGCGGTCGCGACAAGCGGGTGAATTCGGCGTGGTTGTGTGTTGCCAGGATTGTCCATGATGACCTCCGTCTTGAGCAGAGTCCGATTGGTTTTTTCGAGACTTAAGTGTCTGACAGACAGACTCGCGCGGGGTTTCAATTTGTAACCAGTTCTGTAGCGTCCGCAGAGATGTTTTGAAGCGCATCGCGGAGACGGCGGCCTGGCGCCTGATTTCAAGCGCTGACACGGCCTTCCGATCCCGACGAGAGTCGCCTCCGGCCGGGAACCTTTTACCGATCGTTACAAACTGTCAGGTGGCGCGCCGAGATGTTGGAGATAGGCCGACGGGCCTGCAGGCCGCTCAAATGAAAACGCCCGGCGACGAGCCGGGCGTTGCGTCAGTCAGGACCCGCTGTCTGTCGGACCAAGTCGATCCACGCAATCAGTCCTCGCGGCGCAGATGCGGGAACAGGATCACATCGCGGATGCTCGGGCTGTCGGTCAACAGCATCACCAGACGGTCGATGCCGATACCGCAACCGCCCGCCGGCGGCATACCGTATTCGAGCGCGCGGATGTAGTCGGCGTCGTAGAACATCGCTTCCTCGTCGCCGGCGTCCTTCTGGTCGACCTGCTTCTTGAAGCGCGCGGCCTGGTCTTCCGGATCGTTCAGCTCGGAGAAACCGTTGGCGATTTCACGCCCGGTGATGAACAGCTCGAAGCGCTCGGTGATGCCCGCCACCTTGTCCGATGCGCGCGCGAGCGGCGACACTTCGATCGGGTAGTCGATGATGTACGTCGGCTCCCACAATTGCGATTCGGCGGTCTCTTCGAAGAGCGCGAGTTGCAGCGCGCCGACGCCTGCGTTCAAAAACTGCGGCTGCGACGCATCAACGCCGAACTTCTTCAGTTCGGGGCGTAGGAACGCAGCGTCAGCGAGTTGTTCGTCGGTGTACTGCGGCGCGTACTTCTGGATAGCCTGCGTGATCGTCAGCCGATGGAACGGCTTGGACAGATCGAGTTCGCGACCCTGATAGCTGATCGTCGCCGTACCGAGCGCATCGATCGCCGCTTGGCGGATCAACTGTTCGGTGAAGTCCATCAGCCACTGATAATCGGTGTACGCGGCATAGAACTCTATCATCGTGAATTCCGGATTGTGGCGCACGGAGACGCCCTCGTTACGGAAGTTCCGGTTGATCTCGAACACACGCTCGAAGCCGCCCACCACCAGACGCTTCAGATACAGCTCCGGCGCGATGCGCAGGAACATTTGCATATCGAGCGCGTTGTGGTGCGTCACAAACGGCTTGGCCGCGGCGCCGCCGGGGATCGGGTGCAGCATCGGCGTTTCGACTTCCATGAAGTCGGCCTCGGCCATGAACTTGCGGATCGACGACATCGCCCTGGTGCGCGCCACGAAGGTCTTGCGCGTTTCCGGCGTGACGATCAGATCGACATAGCGCTGACGGTACTTCATCTCCTGATCGGCGAGGCCGTGGAACTTGTCCGGCAGCGGACGCAGCGACTTCGACAGCAGACGCAGTTCGGTACAACGCACCGACAGCTCGCCCTTGTTGGTACGGAACAGCACGCCACGCGCGGCGACGATATCGCCCATGTCCCACTTTTTGAATGCGTCGTAGGTTTCCTGGCCGATGTCAGCCGGCGTGATGAAGAACTGGATCTGACCCGAACCGTCGCGCACGGTCGCGAAGCTCGCCTTGCCCATCACGCGCTTCAGCATCATCCGGCCGGCCACGGCAACCTGAAGCGGATTCGCTTCG
It encodes:
- the hscB gene encoding Fe-S protein assembly co-chaperone HscB; translated protein: MASLNDSHFDLFDLPAQYALDASALDHAYRTVQSQVHPDRFAAAGDAQKRIAMQWATRTNEAYQTLRDPLKRATYLLSLRGIDVGAENNTAMEPAFLMQQMEWREGIEDAAAAKNVDALDALLTELRDEERVRFTKLGALLDSGADQAAGEAVRQLMFIERVAAEIGTQIERLDN
- the hscA gene encoding Fe-S protein assembly chaperone HscA; the encoded protein is MALLQISEPGMAPAPHQRRLAVGIDLGTTNSLVAAVRSGVPDVLPDEDGHVLLPSVVRYLEKGGRRIGRTAKAEAASDPRNTIVSVKRFMGRGKSEVEGAENAPYDFVDAPGMVQIRTVDGVKSPVEVSAEILATLRQRAEDSLGDDLVGAVITVPAYFDEAQRQATKDAARLAGLNVLRLLNEPTAAAIAYGLDNGSEGLYAVYDLGGGTFDLSILKLTKGVFEVLAAGGDSALGGDDFDHALYRHVLEQAGIAPQTLAAEDVRMLLDNVRVAKEALSDAPLSTLKATLSNGTQLDLTIDEAAFEAITQALVQRTLGPTKKALRDAKVTTKEIKGVVLVGGATRMPVIRRAVEAFFGQPPLTNLNPDEVVALGAAIQADLLAGNRSADGDDWLLLDVIPLSLGVETMGGLTEKIIPRNSTIPVARAQDFTTFKDGQTAMAIHVVQGERELVADCRSLARFELRGIPPMAAGAARIRVTYQVDADGLLSVFAREQLSGVEASVVVKPSYGLADDDIAKMLEDSFSTAEVDMRARALREAQVEAQRLVEATDAALAADADLLDEAERAELDGLLTALRNVAKSDDVDAIEAATKTVAEGTDEFAARRMNKGIRRALAGRKLDDI
- the fdx gene encoding ISC system 2Fe-2S type ferredoxin, producing the protein MPQIVVLPHVELCPEGAVIDAVPGKSICDNLLEHGIEIEHACEKSCACTTCHVLVREGFNALTPSEEDEDDLLDKAWGLEPESRLSCQAMVPVDQDLVVEIPRYSINHAKENH
- the iscX gene encoding Fe-S cluster assembly protein IscX, with amino-acid sequence MKWTDTQDIAMALTDKHPEVDPQQIRFTDLHRWVTELDGFDDDPNRSNEKILEAIQTAWIEDADY
- a CDS encoding glycine zipper 2TM domain-containing protein; this translates as MDNPGNTQPRRIHPLVATAAGAVIIASLAATAAITGLFPKASSNGAQTDQTQAAQVTSQPSQQVVDSAAPANPNTYAQQQQPQAQPTQAQAPADAQTQQPQPAPVAAAPTPAQAQYAQQQQQSGQYAQQPPPQPAYCASCGTVVAISAVRQEGHGTGVGAVGGAVVGGLVGNQFGGGVGRGAMTVLGAVGGGFAGNAVEKNIRSTTAYSVHVRLESGKNRYFTYHEAPPFQQGERVHIENGALVAG
- the lysS gene encoding lysine--tRNA ligase, with amino-acid sequence MTEPNQTNAAPEGDENKIIAERREKLRELREQGVAYPNDFRPTHHAEDLQTQYAETDKETLEANPLQVAVAGRMMLKRVMGKASFATVRDGSGQIQFFITPADIGQETYDAFKKWDMGDIVAARGVLFRTNKGELSVRCTELRLLSKSLRPLPDKFHGLADQEMKYRQRYVDLIVTPETRKTFVARTRAMSSIRKFMAEADFMEVETPMLHPIPGGAAAKPFVTHHNALDMQMFLRIAPELYLKRLVVGGFERVFEINRNFRNEGVSVRHNPEFTMIEFYAAYTDYQWLMDFTEQLIRQAAIDALGTATISYQGRELDLSKPFHRLTITQAIQKYAPQYTDEQLADAAFLRPELKKFGVDASQPQFLNAGVGALQLALFEETAESQLWEPTYIIDYPIEVSPLARASDKVAGITERFELFITGREIANGFSELNDPEDQAARFKKQVDQKDAGDEEAMFYDADYIRALEYGMPPAGGCGIGIDRLVMLLTDSPSIRDVILFPHLRRED